A single region of the Drosophila miranda strain MSH22 chromosome 2, D.miranda_PacBio2.1, whole genome shotgun sequence genome encodes:
- the LOC108155844 gene encoding uncharacterized protein LOC108155844 isoform X3 — MVYKSFSKAQNSKLTMNAIKFENQRVQYKRLYQETQLNSESSKLLVLPAANLGETLRLIPGAHEYFNISDELERLGDPGNNGGEGEDGDDQADEENEEEAAPNEEDGDEINDETEEEDDDEDDEDENEEESYEELRRHYIDGLRLNPCPVCSRLDMLAQLQPLIGSRLPIVVTQRTHPTFEIGHFERYYVSGHEPLIGSDPAYQLWTRMRRAGYSTDQWPESTSQFGRMQMLPATPNPANPRRDAYIQTGAFGREIVYPPNGEVNRWNFYSPRGELTSTEYSPMVEYQRSDPNTENPPRNRFDYSGYRVGDTFLYSPPIPGSNLPASHQPDSVRSSNALQSYPSHREASAFAIVDPNNANPPGNCFDYSGYRVGDTFLYSPPIPGSNQPASHQPDSVRSSNALQSYPSHREASAFAIVDPNNANPPRNRFDYSGYRVGDTFLYSPPIPGSNQPASHQPDSVRSSNALQSYPSHREASAFAIVDPNNANPPRNRFDYSGYRVGDTFLYSPPIPESNQPASHQPNSVRSSNALQSYPSHREASSFAIVDPNNANPPRNRFDYGGLRVGDIFLHSPSIPGSYQPAPFRSDFVRSSNALQSYPSHRQASAFAIVDPNNANPPRNRFDYSGYRVGDTFLYSPPIPGSNQPASHQPDSVRSSNALQSYPSHREASAFAIVDPNNANPPRNRFDYSGYRVGDTFLYSPPIPGSNQPASHQPDSVRSSNALQSYPSHREASAFAIVDPNNANPPRNRFDYSGYRVGDTFLYSPPIPGSNQPASHQPDSVRSSNALQSYPSHREASAFAIVDPNNANPPRNRFDYSGYRVGDTFLYSPPIPGSNQPASHQPNSVRSSNALQSYPSHREASAFAIVDPNNANPPRNRFDYSGYRVGDTFLYSPSIPGSYQPAPFRSDFVRNALQSDPSYREARTRTSCICHHRNCPQFGAQFEAARPRRVLSSRQFNTYTPSGRLVPQSWYHALQHAALLRTTPREQSANQYSPIRQDVARPHLHGPYEPLLAHRLANAVEYGLCTAEDDDDGQTTLLMNDVLDQIVRLRPELMEQPNDDNNEPINPLDEREANIREEQKMLWEVCKSRRNDK, encoded by the exons ATGGTATATAAAAGTTTTTCAAAGGCTCAAAACTCAAAATT GACAATGAATGCAATAAAGTTTGAAAATCAACGGGTGCAGTACAAGCGCTTATACCAGGAGACGCAGTTAAATTCTGAGTCATCAAAGCTACTGGTGCTACCGGCAGCAAACttgggcgaaactttgagGCTAATTCCAGGCGCACACGAATATTTCAATATTTCTGACGAACTTGAACGCCTTGGTGATCCAGGGAACAATGGTGGAGAAGGAGAGGACGGGGACGACCAGGCTGACGAAGAAAACGAAGAAGAAGCAGCTCCGAATGAAGAAGATGGCGACGAGATTAACGACGAAAcagaagaagaagacgatGACGAAGATGACGAGGACGAAAATGAGGAGGAAAGCTATGAA GAACTTCGTCGTCACTATATCGACGGGCTACGACTCAACCCCTGTCCGGTCTGCTCCAGATTGGACATGCTGGCGCAACTACAACCACTCATTGGTTCACGTTTACCGATCGTAGTGACTCAGCGTACACATCCAACATTTGAAATTGGACATTTTGAGAGGTATTATGTGAGTGGGCACGAACCTCTCATCGGGAGTGACCCAGCATATCAACTGTGGACTAGAATGCGACGAGCTGGATATTCAACCGATCAGTGGCCAGAGTCGACTAGCCAGTTTGGGAGGATGCAGATGCTGCCAGCAACTCCAAATCCAGCAAATCCACGAAGAGATGCCTATATTCAAACCGGAGCTTTTGGGAGAGAAATAGTATATCCTCCCAACGGGGAGGTGAATCGATGGAATTTTTATAGTCCACGCGGAGAGCTGACTTCAACCGAATATTCGCCGATGGTAGAGTATCAAAGATCGGATCCCAACACAGAAAACCCACCCAGAAATCGCTTTGATTATAGCGGATACAGAGTCGGAGATACTTTTTTATATTCTCCACCAATCCCTGGATCCAATCTGCCAGCATCCCATCAGCCGGATTCCGTGCGATCTTCAAATGCACTCCAGTCGTATCCATCACACAGAGAGGCGTCTGCTTTCGCCATAGTGGATCCAAACAATGCAAATCCACCCGGAAACTGCTTTGATTATAGCGGATATAGAGTCGGAGATACTTTTTTATATTCTCCACCAATCCCTGGATCCAATCAGCCAGCATCCCATCAGCCGGATTCCGTGCGATCTTCAAATGCACTCCAGTCGTATCCATCACACAGAGAGGCGTCTGCTTTCGCCATAGTGGATCCAAACAATGCAAATCCACCCAGAAATCGCTTTGATTATAGCGGATATAGAGTCGGAGATACTTTTTTATATTCTCCACCAATCCCTGGATCCAATCAGCCAGCATCCCATCAGCCGGATTCCGTGCGATCTTCAAATGCACTCCAGTCGTATCCATCACACAGAGAGGCGTCTGCTTTCGCCATAGTGGATCCAAACAATGCAAATCCACCCAGAAACCGCTTTGATTATAGCGGATATAGAGTCGGAGATACTTTTTTATATTCTCCACCAATCCCTGAATCCAATCAGCCAGCATCCCATCAGCCGAATTCCGTGCGATCTTCAAATGCACTCCAATCGTATCCATCACACAGAGAGGCGTCTTCTTTCGCCATAGTGGATCCAAACAATGCAAATCCACCCAGAAACCGCTTTGATTATGGCGGACTTAGAGTCGGAGATATTTTCTTACATTCTCCCTCAATCCCTGGATCTTATCAGCCAGCACCCTTTCGGTCGGATTTCGTGCGATCTTCAAATGCACTCCAGTCGTATCCATCACACAGACAGGCGTCTGCTTTTGCCATAGTGGATCCAAACAATGCAAATCCACCCAGAAATCGCTTTGATTATAGCGGATATAGAGTCGGAGATACTTTTTTATATTCTCCACCAATCCCTGGATCCAATCAGCCAGCATCCCATCAGCCGGATTCCGTGCGATCTTCAAATGCACTCCAGTCGTATCCATCACACAGAGAGGCGTCTGCTTTCGCCATAGTGGATCCAAACAATGCAAATCCACCCAGAAACCGCTTTGATTATAGCGGATATAGAGTCGGAGATACTTTTTTATATTCTCCACCAATCCCTGGATCCAATCAGCCAGCATCCCATCAGCCGGATTCCGTGCGATCTTCAA ATGCACTCCAGTCGTATCCATCACACAGAGAGGCGTCTGCTTTCGCCATAGTGGATCCAAACAATGCAAATCCACCCAGAAATCGCTTTGATTATAGCGGATATAGAGTCGGAGATACTTTTTTATATTCTCCACCAATCCCTGGATCCAATCAGCCAGCATCCCATCAGCCGGATTCCGTGCGATCTTCAAATGCACTCCAGTCGTATCCATCACACAGAGAGGCGTCTGCTTTCGCCATAGTGGATCCAAACAATGCAAATCCACCCAGAAACCGCTTTGATTATAGCGGATATAGAGTCGGAGATACTTTTTTATATTCTCCACCAATCCCTGGATCCAATCAGCCAGCATCCCATCAGCCGAATTCCGTGCGATCTTCTAATGCACTCCAGTCGTATCCATCACACAGAGAGGCGTCTGCTTTCGCCATAGTGGATCCAAACAATGCAAATCCACCCAGAAATCGCTTTGATTATAGCGGATATAGAGTCGGAGATACTTTTTTATATTCTCCCTCAATCCCTGGATCTTATCAGCCAGCACCCTTTCGGTCGGATTTCGTGCGAAATGCACTCCAATCGGATCCATCATACAGAGAGGCTCGAACTCGAACTTCATGTATATGCCACCATCGGAATTGTCCTCAATTCGGTGCTCAGTTTGAAGCTGCTAGACCCCGACGTGTATTATCAAGCAGACAGTTTAACACGTATACCCCCTCGGGACGCCTTGTACCTCAATCCTG GTACCATGCCTTGCAACACGCTGCACTGTTGCGGACTACACCTAGAGAGCAGTCGGCAAACCAATATTCACCCATCAGACAGGATGTAGCCCGACCACACTTGCATGGTCCCTATGAGCCGCTGCTGGCCCATCGCCTGGCCAATGCAGTGGAATATGGCCTATGCACTGCtgaagacgacgacgacggtcAGACTACACTGTTGATGAACGACGTCCTAGATCAGATAGTAAGACTGCGACCCGAATTAATGGAACAACCCAACGATGATAACAACGAACCGATTAATCCCTTGGACGAGCGTGAAGCGAATATAAGAGAAGAGCAGAAGATGCTCTGGGAAGTTTGTAAGAGTCGCCGCAATGACAAGTAA